From the Endozoicomonas sp. Mp262 genome, the window AGCTCAGGTGAATATGTTGGCAGAAAGCAGACCAGCAATTTCTTTTCAATCATCCAGTCATCAATTCTGGCACAAAACTTTTTGCTGGTGTGAATGCTGGCATTATCCACCATAACTACCGTGTAACGATCATTTGAGCTGTATTTTTCATCTGCCATTTTCTCTGCAAAGTCATCAAAGGCCGCAATCACCGTATCGCTATTCACTGAACCCACAACAGGATAATGAAATAGCTCACAGCTTCGGTTCATAAACCCCAGTACGTTGATGCGTTTACTTTTGACTGATGGTATTCTGAGCTGCTTTCCTTTTTCCTGCCAACCGTATGGCACACAAGGTTCCTGGGTAAAGCCGGACTCATCAAAATAAAATAAATTGATTAACCCTTTGCTCTCGGCTTCCTGGGCATCTTTCAGAGCAGTTTTACAGTCATGGAATTGCTCTTCGTCCCGTTTATGTTTGCATGATTTACGGAGTCTTTTGTAAACCAGCCCTGCTTTTTTACAATGTTTGCCAGAGTAATTTTTGATGAAGATTTACCGGTTTCATCCTCGATCTTGGATTTGACATACGATAAGCGACGAGGCTCTTCAGCCACTAATTCTT encodes:
- a CDS encoding IS630 family transposase; amino-acid sequence: MVYKRLRKSCKHKRDEEQFHDCKTALKDAQEAESKGLINLFYFDESGFTQEPCVPYGWQEKGKQLRIPSVKSKRINVLGFMNRSCELFHYPVVGSVNSDTVIAAFDDFAEKMADEKYSSNDRYTVVMVDNASIHTSKKFCARIDDWMIEKKLLVCFLPTYSPELNLIEILWRKIKYEWLNLLSIKSFAEFEKEVERVLFSFGEEYMISFSNTVRLDG